The genomic DNA CCGCCGGCGGCGTGGCGGAGGGATGGCAGAGCGTATTCCGTGCCCGCGCCATCGCGGGCCCGTACGAGGAACGCATCGTCATGGACCAGGGCCGCAGCGCGGTCAACGGCCCGCACCAGGGCGCCTGGGTGCGCGCGGCCGACGGCAAGGACTGGTTCCTGCACTTCCAGGACAAGCGGGCCTACGGCCGCATCGTGCACCTGCAACCGCTGCGCTGGGCCGACGGCTGGCCCGTCATCGGCGCCGATGGCATCAAACCGCATACCGGGGAACCCGTGGCGCGACATGCCAAGCCGGCCGCCGGCGCCATCGCCGCGCCCGCGAGCAGCGACGAATTCACGTCCACCGCGCTGGGCCCGCAGTGGCAGTGGAACGCCAACCCGCAACCCGGCTGGCATTCGCTGGTGGCGCATCCCGGCACCCTGCGGCTGTTCACGCAGGCGGGCGACTACGTGCGCGACGCGCCGATCCTGTCGCAGAAAGTACCGGCACCGGCGTTCACCGTGCAGACGCACGTCGCGCTGCACGACGCGTTCGATGGCGACCGCGCCGGCCTGATCGTCGACGGCATGCAGTACGCGTGGCTGGGCCTGCGCCGGCAGGCCGGCCGCACGCAGCTGGTGTACACGCAATGCACGGCGGCCGCGATGCGCTGCACCGAGACGTCGCAGGTGCTGCTGGCCGATGCGCCCTCGGCGCTGCACCTGCGGCTGGACTGGGCCGAGGGCGCCATGGTGCGGTTCTCGTACAGCGCCGATGGCGCGACGTGGATGCCGGCACCCGGCATATTCGCGGCGCAGCCAGGCCGCTGGGTCGGGGCGACGCTGGGCTTGTTCAGCGTTGGCGGGACGGCCGGCGGGTATGCCGACTTCGATTATTTTCGGGTGAGCCGCTAGAAATCCGAGGGGACAGGCACCTGTCCACGGTGTCGCCGGCGGTGTCGCCTGGCCCCGCTGTCAACACGTCAACGCGAACAGCAGCCCTGCGACCGGTTCGCCGCTGTCCTCGCGCAAGGTGCACGCCGCCTGTTCGCGCACCGCGAAGCCGTGCCGCGCGGCGAGCGTGACAACATAGTCGGCCGCGTGCGCATACCGCCCCGACGCGCGCAGGGCGTAGCCGTCGCCATCCAGCGCCTCGACCGAGAATACGAAGGTGCCGCCAGCGCGCAGCGCCTGCCGCGCCGTCGCCAGCACAGGCTCGAGGTCGCCGACGTATACCAGCACGTCGGCGGCTGCCAGCACGTCCCAGCGCGCCTCGTCTCGTGCCAGGTAGGCCGTCAGTTCGCCGCAGGCCAGCGCGTCGTACACGCCCAGTTCGCGCGCCTGCGCCAGCATGCCGGCCGACAGGTCGACGCCTGCCAGGTGCCGCGCCAATGGGCGCAACAAAGGCCCGCACAGTCCCGTGCCGCAGCCCAGGTCGAGGATATCGAGTTCGCTGCGGCCCGCCAATTGGCGTGCCAGCACGTCGGCCAGCAACGTTGGCGTGCGATAGCGCAGCACATCGACCAGGTGGCGGTCGAAGCGGCTGGCATACTGGTCGAACAGCGCTGCCACGTAACCGGCCGGCGAGGCCTGGGGCGCGGGTACCGCGCCCAGCGATGCCAGCAGATAGGCCACGGTGGCGGCATCGGCGCCGCATGCGGCGGCGGCCTGGTAGGCAGCCACCGCCTCGTCGCGCCGGCCCAGCGCGCGCAAGGCATTGGCGCAACCCAGCTGGGCGCGCGCATGCCCGGGCCGCAGCCGCAACGCCTGTGCATAACTGTCCAGCGCCGCCTGCGCTTCGTGTGCGCGCAGCAGCAAGGTGCCGCGGCTGCACCAGGCCTCCGCGTAGTCGGGCTGCGCGCGCAGCGCGCGGTCGAACGCTTCCAGCGCATCCTCGGCCTGGTCCAGCGCCGCCAGCGATACGCCGGCGCCGTGCAGCGCCTCGGCATAGCCTGGCCGCTGCGTCAGCGCGGCGCCAAAATCCTCCAGCGCGTCGGCATGCCGGTCCAGCGCCTGCAGTGCCAGCGCGCGATTGCAGAGCGCTTCCGGATAGCTTGGCGCCAGCGCCAGTGCCCGCTCGTAGCTGCCCAGTGCCTCGTCCAGCCGGCCCAGGCGCCGCAGCGCGTTACCCCGATTGCACAGCGCCATCGGATAGTCCGGCTGCAGCGCCAGCGCGCGCTCATAGCTGGCCAGCGCCTCGTGCTCGCGGCCCAGGTCCTGCAGCACGGCGCCCAGGTTGCAGTGGGCGATGGCGCGGCCAGCGTCGATGACCAGCGCTTGCGTGATCAGCGCCAGTGCCTCGTGCGGCGCCTTGCGCTGGCGCGCGACGACGCCCGAGAGGTGCAGCGCATCGAAGTTGGCGGGTTCGCGCGCCAGCACGGCGGCATACAGCGTGTCGGCCCGCGCCAGTTCGCCGCGCTGGTGATGTGCCACGGCCTGCCGCAGCAGTGCGCCGGTGTCGGGTTGGTCGATGGAATTCATGGCACGCATTAGACCACAGCGGCGATGCCTGGTCTGCCGTCGCGCATGTCATCGGCGCGTAAAAATCGCCATGCACAATACGCCTCGCTCAGTGGAGAGGGCAATTGGCGGCGCGAGCCGCCACTACCGGCGCCGGCGGTCGGGAAATATACCGGCACCACATTCCCCACGCGGCTGTCCCCGCCATGACAGTTGCGCTAAACATGGTGACAATATCGCGACCTTTCCCCTCGTCGCGATGCTACACTTTGACAAGCCTCAGACAGCCGGCGTTCCGCCAGTGGCGCCGTCTGCGCAATCCCGATACTGGCTCGCCAAAACGCGAATACAGAGGGAGAATATGATGAAAAAATACGTGGTCCTGAGAAGCAGTGCGCCCGCCGATGCGCGCGTACGCCCTGGCCTGGCCGGCACCCGGCTGTTCGAGACGCTGCGCCATGCCGCCACCCAGCCGGAAATCACCGTCGAGCGCCTGAACGATCGCGAGCTGGCGCAAGCGCGCGCCGAGCCCGAAGTACGCCTGGTCGCACCGGCGATGCCGACCCGCCTGATCGAACCGCTGAAGAGCGCCGCGCCGGCCGCCGCCGACAGCTGGGGTATCGCGGCAGTGGGCGCGGACAAGAGCCGCTTCACGGGCGCCGGCGTCACGGTCTGCGTGCTCGACACCGGCATCGATGCGGACCACCCAGCCTTCGCCGGCGTCAACCTCGTCACGAACGACTTCAGCGGCGACGGCATCGCCGACGTGGTCGGCCACGGCACGCACTGCGCCGGCACCATCTTCGGGCGCGACGTGGGCAAGCGCATCGGCATCGCGCGCGGCGTCGAAAAGGCCTTGATCGGCAAGGTGCTGGGCAACGACGGTTCCGGCAGTTCCGAGATGCTCTTCAACGGCATGACGTGGGCGCTGCAGCAGAACGCCAACATCATCTCGATGTCGCTGGGCTTCGACTTCCCCGGCATGGTGGAACAACTGACCCAGGGCGGCATGCCGGTGGCGCTGGCCACCTCGCAGGCGCTGGAAGCGTATCGCGGCAACCTGCGCATGTTCGACGCCATCATGGCGATGCTGGACGCGCAAGGCGGCCTGGGCATCGAACCGCTGGTGGTGGCCGCCGCCGGCAACGAAAGCCGGCGCGACGACAACAAGGACTTCCGCATCGCCGTCTCGCTGCCGGCCGCCGCCAACGACGTCGTCAGCGTGGCCGCCATCGGCAAGCGCAAAGACAAGCTGTTCGTGGCCGACTTTTCCAACTACATGGCGCGCATCAGCGCCCCCGGCGTGGACATTACGTCGGCCTTCCCCGGCGGTGGCTTTCAAACGTGGAGCGGCACCAGCATGGCCTGCCCGCACGTGGCCGGCGTGGCCGCGCTGTGGTGGGAAGCGCTGCAGAAGCAGGGTATCCAGGCCGATGCCCGCACGGTTGCCGCCAAGCTGTCGGCCACGGCACGGCGCGACGTGTTCCCGGCCGATATCGACGGTACCGATATCGGCGATGGCTTCCTGACGGCGCCGGAGTGACCGCCGGTCCCTGTAGCGTGCAGCGCCCTGGTAGTCGTGCGGCCTGCCGGAGCGCGCCACGCTAAGATAGTCGCCATCATCCACTGCGATGGCGATGATGGCCGATTCCGATACCCCAACCGACGTCCAGCCGGCATCCGTCGATGCCGCCACCGAAGCGACTCCACTGCGCGTGCTGCTCGTCGATCCGTTCGAATTCGATGCGCAGCTGATCGGCAGCCGGCTGCTGCGCGGCGGCGTACCATGCCACTTGCGGCGCGTCGAAACAGCGCCGGAATTCCAGGCGGCGCTGAACGAGCCCGTCGACCTGGTGCTCAGCGAGACCGAGCTGCCGCAATTCTCCGCCGCGCTGGCACTGCAATCGCTGCAGCGCAGCGCTCCGGACATCCCGCTCGTCATCGTCACCGAATCGTCCGAGGAAGGCGAGGCGGTCGAGCTGCTGCGGCGCGGTGCGCTCGACTACGTCTTGAAGGACCGGCTGGGCCGGCTGTGCCAGTCGGTGCGGCTGGCCGTCGAGCGCGCGCGCATGTTGCGCCGGCTCGACGTCAAGCGGCGCGAAATGGAACACCTGTCGCTACGGCTGGTGCAAGCTGAAGAACTGGAACGGCGCCGCCTGGCACGCGAACTGCACGACGAACTGGGCCAGCGGTTGACCGCGCTGAACCTGCAGGTGCACCGACTGCAGCCCCACGCCGACGCCGCCCTGCATGCGGTCTGGTGCGACGCGCGCCAGGGCGTCGCGGACATGGTCGCGCAAGTGCGCACGATGTCCGTCAACCTGCGCCCGCCCGAACTCGATCACCTCGGCTTGCAAGCTGCAATCGGCCACCTGCTGCAGCGCCGCTTCGAAGGCGTGTGGGCACATCGCGTGTTCGAGTACGTGGGCCTGCCGCAGCGTTTGTCGCCGCTGCTGGAGATCACGTGCTATCGCATCGTCCAGGAGAGCCTGACCAATATCGCCCGTCATGCGCGCGCCAGCAACGTCGTCGTCGAGATGATCGGCGGCGCCGATGAACTCGACATCATCGTGCGCGACAACGGCGCCGGCTTCGAGCCGACGCAATGGCACCAACGCATGGCACGCGATCCGCGCGGTGGCATCGTTGGCATGCGCGAACGCGCCCACCTGCTGGGTGGGACCCTGACGATCGACAGTCGGCCCGGCCGCGGTACCCGGGTCGCTGCCACCTTGCCACTGACCTTGGAGGAACAGGATGAATATCGTTCTGGTGGATGACCACGCGCTCGTGCGGGCCGGCATCCGCACATTGATCGACCAGATCGACAGTTTTCGCGTCGTCGGCGAAGCCTCCGGCAATGCCGAGGCGCTGGCACTGGTCGAGCAGTTGCAACCCGACGTGGTCGTGACCGACCTGACCATGGGCCAGGACAGCGGCCTGGACCTGTTGCGCGACGTGCATCACGACCACCCCGACCTGCCTGTCGTGATCCTCAGCATGCATGCGTCTGAGGAAATGGTGGCCGAGGGCCTGCGCCTGGGTGCCGCGGCCTACCTGTTGAAGGAGGCCGCGCCCAGCGAGCTGGAGATCGCGCTGCAGGCCATCAAGCGCAAGGAAACCTACCTCAGCCCTGCTGTTTCCACCAAGGTCATCCAGCAGTTCGTGCGCCCCACCGTGGCCGAAAAAGCCACCGGCACCTTAACGGCAAGGCAATTGCAGATCCTGACGATGATCGCCAATCGCAAGTCGACTAAGGAAATTGCCTACGAGCTCGACCTGAGCGAAAAAACCATCGCCGCGCACCGTGCCCAGATCATGGAACGTACGGGCGTACGGGACCTTGTCGGCCTGGTGTTTTATGCGGTCAAGCATGGGCTGGTAAAGCAGGGTTGAGCTTGTCAGCCTGATCAGCAACGCGGCGAGAAGCCGCAGAATTGTCCTACCGGGCCTAAGCATATTCCCTGTTGTGCCTAGGAATTTGCCCGATATGTCGTTTACCGAGGGCTCCTTACACTGTCGATTCGTTTCCATGTGGAAATCGATCTTTCAACTGATAAGGAGGCCTTCATGGCGCTCGTCAAGAAACTGCACACCCCTTCCCGCGACAGCGCCATCGAGGCTACGTCCAACAATTCCTCCGCCCGCGTTGCCGAAGTGCAGCGCAAGCGTGCCCGCACGCTGGCCAAGCAACAACAGGCCGCCGAGCGTATCGCCGCCGCCGCCGCGCAGCTGGCCGCCGGCATCAACGAAGCCTCCTCCGCTGCCGAAGAGCTGAAGAGCGCCTCCGACCAGATCGCCGCTGGCGCGCAGCAGGCCTCGTCCGCCTCGCAGGAATCGCTGGCCGCGTTCCAGCAGGTCGAGGTGGCCATCGGCCGCCAGCTGCAGAACGCCGATTCCAGCCAGGCCCGCATGGAAGCGGCACAGACGCTGGTCGCCCGCACCGGCGCCGAGATCGCCGCGCTGGTCACCAACGTGGCCGTCGCCGCCGAGCGCCAGGCCGCTTCGGTGACGATGGTCGCCGAGCTGGAAAAACAGGCCGCCAACATCGGCGACATCGTCAAGGCCGTGGCCCGCATCGCCGACCAGACCAACCTGCTGGCCCTGAACGCGGCCATCGAGGCTGCCCGCGCCGGCAAGCATGGCAAGGGCTTCGCCGTCGTCGCCGACGAGGTGCGCACGCTGGCGGAAACGTCGGAGAAAAGCGCCAAGCAGATCCAGGATCTGGTGGGCCAGATCCAGCAGGAAGTGAAAACGGTCGCCGAAGGCATCGGTGCGTCCGCGCAGACCGTGCTGGGCGAAGTGGAAAATGGCAAGGCCATCACGCTGCAGCTGGAGCAGATCCGCAAGGATGCCGCCGTGATCGTGGCCGGCGTGCGTGA from Pseudoduganella armeniaca includes the following:
- a CDS encoding glycoside hydrolase family 43 protein — encoded protein: MLLPRLAPVILLAALAGCATASSPPWQSDQGDGTYRNPVLHADYSDPDAIRVGARYYMTASSFNYVPGLPLLESDDMVNWRLVGHALPRLVPEAAFATPQFGKGVWAPCLRWHDGKFWIFYPDPDHGVYVITARDFAGPWSAPHLLLPGKGIIDPTPLWDDDGNAYLLHAWAKSRAGINNILTLRRMAADGRSLLDDKGRDIIDGNRLPGYRTLEGPKFYKANGYYYVFAPAGGVAEGWQSVFRARAIAGPYEERIVMDQGRSAVNGPHQGAWVRAADGKDWFLHFQDKRAYGRIVHLQPLRWADGWPVIGADGIKPHTGEPVARHAKPAAGAIAAPASSDEFTSTALGPQWQWNANPQPGWHSLVAHPGTLRLFTQAGDYVRDAPILSQKVPAPAFTVQTHVALHDAFDGDRAGLIVDGMQYAWLGLRRQAGRTQLVYTQCTAAAMRCTETSQVLLADAPSALHLRLDWAEGAMVRFSYSADGATWMPAPGIFAAQPGRWVGATLGLFSVGGTAGGYADFDYFRVSR
- a CDS encoding tetratricopeptide repeat protein; translated protein: MNSIDQPDTGALLRQAVAHHQRGELARADTLYAAVLAREPANFDALHLSGVVARQRKAPHEALALITQALVIDAGRAIAHCNLGAVLQDLGREHEALASYERALALQPDYPMALCNRGNALRRLGRLDEALGSYERALALAPSYPEALCNRALALQALDRHADALEDFGAALTQRPGYAEALHGAGVSLAALDQAEDALEAFDRALRAQPDYAEAWCSRGTLLLRAHEAQAALDSYAQALRLRPGHARAQLGCANALRALGRRDEAVAAYQAAAACGADAATVAYLLASLGAVPAPQASPAGYVAALFDQYASRFDRHLVDVLRYRTPTLLADVLARQLAGRSELDILDLGCGTGLCGPLLRPLARHLAGVDLSAGMLAQARELGVYDALACGELTAYLARDEARWDVLAAADVLVYVGDLEPVLATARQALRAGGTFVFSVEALDGDGYALRASGRYAHAADYVVTLAARHGFAVREQAACTLREDSGEPVAGLLFALTC
- a CDS encoding S8 family peptidase, with product MMKKYVVLRSSAPADARVRPGLAGTRLFETLRHAATQPEITVERLNDRELAQARAEPEVRLVAPAMPTRLIEPLKSAAPAAADSWGIAAVGADKSRFTGAGVTVCVLDTGIDADHPAFAGVNLVTNDFSGDGIADVVGHGTHCAGTIFGRDVGKRIGIARGVEKALIGKVLGNDGSGSSEMLFNGMTWALQQNANIISMSLGFDFPGMVEQLTQGGMPVALATSQALEAYRGNLRMFDAIMAMLDAQGGLGIEPLVVAAAGNESRRDDNKDFRIAVSLPAAANDVVSVAAIGKRKDKLFVADFSNYMARISAPGVDITSAFPGGGFQTWSGTSMACPHVAGVAALWWEALQKQGIQADARTVAAKLSATARRDVFPADIDGTDIGDGFLTAPE
- a CDS encoding hybrid sensor histidine kinase/response regulator; this translates as MMADSDTPTDVQPASVDAATEATPLRVLLVDPFEFDAQLIGSRLLRGGVPCHLRRVETAPEFQAALNEPVDLVLSETELPQFSAALALQSLQRSAPDIPLVIVTESSEEGEAVELLRRGALDYVLKDRLGRLCQSVRLAVERARMLRRLDVKRREMEHLSLRLVQAEELERRRLARELHDELGQRLTALNLQVHRLQPHADAALHAVWCDARQGVADMVAQVRTMSVNLRPPELDHLGLQAAIGHLLQRRFEGVWAHRVFEYVGLPQRLSPLLEITCYRIVQESLTNIARHARASNVVVEMIGGADELDIIVRDNGAGFEPTQWHQRMARDPRGGIVGMRERAHLLGGTLTIDSRPGRGTRVAATLPLTLEEQDEYRSGG
- a CDS encoding response regulator, which encodes MNIVLVDDHALVRAGIRTLIDQIDSFRVVGEASGNAEALALVEQLQPDVVVTDLTMGQDSGLDLLRDVHHDHPDLPVVILSMHASEEMVAEGLRLGAAAYLLKEAAPSELEIALQAIKRKETYLSPAVSTKVIQQFVRPTVAEKATGTLTARQLQILTMIANRKSTKEIAYELDLSEKTIAAHRAQIMERTGVRDLVGLVFYAVKHGLVKQG